One Mycobacterium kubicae genomic window carries:
- a CDS encoding MmgE/PrpD family protein: MAQEHVVQSLAGFAIDARPEDLSERHRLLLKRNVLDSIACAIGALDGELVPVIREQTEQFSGRPTATLVGGGRASVDQAAFFNTVLVRYPDLLDTYLTAGGLCHPADNFGAVLAAAEHVEASGADFLLALAVAYEIQCRFSAAVPVMALGLNHALQLAISIAAGTSKLLGFDADRTANAIASCAADNVSLAAIHGEPVSNWKGISPAITGMRAVYATILAGRGITGPMTLFEGPHGLAQLFGQAIDSRTGDRGLTAVEQTYLKQYCSLIHGQVIIDAVLAIRDEHQVRGDDVERVELEVFQSAYDFAGGGAFGNKDQPRTKEQADYNLKYLSAVALIDGAVGPEQLENDRVIRPDVQGLLARVRVKPAPDLSADYPHRTSARVHVLTHDGSEFSRASADYEGSPTRPLTWSRVVDKFHWLAEPFCDEELRARIITTVEHIDDEPITHLTRLLGQVRPAAERRRSQHRF, translated from the coding sequence ATGGCACAGGAACATGTGGTGCAATCGCTTGCCGGATTCGCCATCGACGCGCGTCCGGAAGACTTGAGCGAGCGGCACCGGCTGCTGCTCAAGCGCAACGTGCTGGACAGCATTGCCTGTGCTATCGGCGCATTGGACGGTGAGCTAGTCCCCGTCATTCGCGAGCAGACCGAACAATTCAGTGGTCGCCCGACGGCGACGCTCGTCGGCGGTGGCCGGGCATCGGTGGATCAGGCCGCCTTCTTCAACACGGTCCTGGTGCGCTACCCAGATCTGCTGGACACCTATCTGACGGCGGGCGGCTTGTGTCACCCCGCGGACAACTTCGGCGCGGTGCTCGCCGCAGCCGAGCACGTCGAGGCCAGCGGCGCCGACTTCTTGCTCGCGCTGGCGGTCGCCTACGAAATCCAGTGCCGATTCAGCGCTGCGGTACCGGTGATGGCGCTCGGGCTCAACCATGCGTTGCAGCTGGCGATTTCAATCGCGGCGGGGACGTCCAAGCTGCTCGGGTTCGACGCGGACCGCACCGCCAATGCCATCGCGTCCTGTGCTGCCGACAACGTCTCCCTGGCCGCCATACACGGCGAACCGGTGTCCAATTGGAAGGGCATCTCGCCCGCCATCACCGGGATGCGGGCGGTATACGCCACCATATTGGCCGGGCGCGGAATCACCGGCCCGATGACGCTTTTCGAGGGCCCCCATGGCTTGGCTCAGCTGTTCGGTCAGGCGATCGACTCGCGCACTGGCGACCGCGGACTCACCGCGGTGGAGCAGACCTACCTCAAACAGTACTGCTCACTGATCCACGGACAGGTGATCATCGACGCAGTCTTGGCAATACGCGACGAGCATCAAGTGCGCGGTGACGACGTCGAACGGGTGGAATTGGAGGTGTTCCAAAGCGCATACGATTTCGCCGGCGGCGGCGCATTCGGCAACAAGGACCAGCCACGCACCAAGGAGCAGGCCGACTACAACCTCAAGTACCTGAGCGCGGTGGCCCTCATCGACGGCGCGGTGGGACCCGAACAACTGGAGAACGACCGCGTGATTCGCCCGGACGTGCAGGGTCTGCTCGCTCGCGTGAGGGTCAAGCCCGCGCCCGACCTGAGCGCCGACTATCCACACCGGACCTCCGCGCGCGTGCACGTGCTCACTCATGACGGATCTGAATTCAGCAGGGCTAGTGCGGATTACGAGGGATCACCCACCCGTCCGCTGACCTGGTCGAGGGTCGTCGACAAGTTTCACTGGCTGGCCGAACCGTTCTGCGATGAAGAACTACGTGCCCGGATCATCACAACGGTCGAACACATCGACGACGAGCCCATCACCCACCTCACCCGCCTGCTCGGTCAGGTGCGACCCGCCGCCGAGCGCCGCCGCAGTCAGCACCGCTTCTGA
- a CDS encoding DUF2127 domain-containing protein, with the protein MAKPEKRGTNRWELVTCALGGHATYAPNDEALAERLRASTKLGEVWRCLRCGDFALGEPHGRGPAEEAPMIMRGKALRQAIIIRALAVERLLRAVVLALAAWAVWTFRGARGAIQSTLERDLPIFRAAGFKVDQMSAVQHLEKALAAKPSTLTLITLMLVAYAVLQVVEGVGLWLLKRWGEYFAVVATSVFLPLEVYDLTRGITMTRVLTFTINVAAVIYLVVSKRLFGARGGRRANEEERHGEQLLDLERAAMAT; encoded by the coding sequence ATGGCAAAGCCCGAGAAGCGTGGTACCAATCGATGGGAGCTCGTCACCTGTGCGCTGGGCGGTCACGCCACCTATGCACCGAACGACGAAGCGCTCGCCGAACGACTGCGCGCCAGCACCAAGCTCGGTGAAGTATGGCGCTGCCTGCGCTGCGGTGATTTCGCGCTGGGTGAGCCACACGGCCGCGGACCGGCCGAGGAAGCGCCGATGATCATGCGGGGCAAGGCATTACGCCAAGCCATCATCATCCGCGCCCTGGCTGTCGAGCGCTTGCTTCGCGCGGTGGTGCTCGCCTTGGCCGCATGGGCGGTATGGACGTTTCGCGGCGCCCGCGGAGCGATCCAAAGCACGCTGGAACGTGACCTGCCGATCTTTCGAGCCGCCGGGTTCAAAGTCGACCAGATGTCTGCGGTGCAGCACCTGGAAAAGGCGCTTGCCGCAAAGCCTTCTACGTTGACGTTGATCACCCTGATGCTGGTCGCCTATGCGGTGTTACAGGTTGTCGAAGGTGTTGGCCTGTGGCTGCTCAAGCGTTGGGGCGAGTACTTCGCGGTGGTAGCCACCTCGGTCTTTTTGCCGCTGGAAGTCTATGACCTCACCAGAGGTATCACGATGACTCGCGTGCTCACCTTCACGATCAATGTGGCCGCGGTCATCTATCTCGTCGTGTCCAAGCGGCTCTTCGGGGCGCGGGGCGGGCGCCGAGCTAACGAGGAGGAGCGTCATGGGGAGCAGCTGCTAGACCTCGAGCGCGCCGCGATGGCGACCTGA
- a CDS encoding PaaI family thioesterase gives MTTTGDRTRTICWEDPSVTALGARGRSGLEFLQAIVDGDLPPAPIMNTLGAQLESVASGTAVFTLTPAECHYNPIGSVHGGVYATLLDSAAACAVHSMLPAGVAYTTLDLAVRFIAGITVETGLVRCTGTVTHLGRRTALAEAVLTSHSGKLLATATSHCLIINP, from the coding sequence GTGACAACGACTGGCGACCGGACCCGCACTATCTGCTGGGAGGATCCGTCGGTCACCGCTCTGGGTGCCCGAGGCCGCAGTGGACTGGAATTCCTGCAGGCCATCGTCGATGGAGATCTGCCGCCGGCTCCCATCATGAACACCCTTGGTGCGCAACTGGAATCGGTAGCGTCGGGAACCGCGGTGTTCACCTTGACGCCGGCCGAGTGCCATTACAACCCGATCGGATCAGTGCACGGAGGCGTGTATGCCACGCTGCTGGACTCGGCGGCGGCGTGTGCGGTTCATAGCATGTTGCCAGCCGGAGTCGCCTACACCACCTTGGATTTGGCGGTCCGATTCATCGCAGGGATCACCGTCGAAACCGGCCTGGTCCGGTGCACGGGGACGGTCACTCATCTGGGCCGCCGTACTGCGCTGGCCGAGGCGGTGCTCACCAGTCACTCCGGCAAACTGCTGGCGACCGCGACGAGTCATTGTCTCATCATCAACCCGTAG
- a CDS encoding 5'-methylthioadenosine/adenosylhomocysteine nucleosidase: protein MSIGVICAIPQELSHLRGELRSGQSQEIARLSFTAGDLDGQQVILAEAGMGKVNTGLVATLLADRFHCDSIVFTGVAGGLDPQLDIGDIVIADRVVQHDFGLLADERLQTYQPGHVPFIKPTEKLGYCADPALIDRVKHRLDGYVLPPLRSAADRTGDRSPRINYGTILTGDQYLHCERTRRRLHHEFGGLAVEMEGGALAQVCEAFSIAWLVVRALSDLAGADSGLDFNRFVHEVAISSAMVLRQLLPALR, encoded by the coding sequence GTGAGCATCGGGGTCATCTGCGCCATCCCGCAAGAGCTGTCGCACTTGCGTGGCGAGTTGCGTAGCGGGCAAAGCCAAGAGATCGCCCGACTCTCGTTCACAGCCGGTGACCTGGACGGGCAGCAGGTCATTCTGGCCGAAGCCGGGATGGGAAAAGTCAACACCGGTCTGGTCGCAACTCTGCTTGCCGACCGGTTCCATTGCGACAGCATCGTTTTCACCGGCGTGGCCGGCGGATTGGATCCACAGCTCGACATTGGTGACATCGTCATCGCCGACCGCGTTGTGCAACACGATTTCGGTCTCCTGGCTGACGAACGGTTACAGACTTACCAACCTGGCCATGTGCCCTTCATCAAACCCACCGAAAAGCTGGGCTACTGCGCCGATCCCGCGTTGATCGACCGCGTCAAACACCGGCTGGACGGTTACGTTCTCCCGCCACTGCGCAGCGCCGCTGACAGGACCGGTGACCGATCACCGCGAATCAACTACGGCACCATCCTCACCGGTGACCAGTATCTGCATTGCGAACGCACTCGCCGCCGGCTGCACCACGAGTTCGGTGGTCTCGCGGTGGAGATGGAGGGCGGCGCGCTGGCGCAGGTCTGCGAAGCCTTCTCGATCGCATGGCTGGTGGTACGGGCGCTCTCCGACCTGGCCGGTGCGGACTCCGGGCTCGATTTCAACCGCTTTGTTCACGAGGTCGCCATCAGCTCGGCGATGGTACTGCGCCAGCTGTTGCCTGCGTTGCGTTAG
- a CDS encoding CGNR zinc finger domain-containing protein, with translation MSPWSASHRYGLTPAPAGLGLVQDFLNTVGIGDYGPDLLGDMERAGAWAAAAVAAWSAERGHGATPPPLTEADLPKLRAVRDTIGKLVNGEPVNVVANAGSASLAVSQTGAVRLEPAGSGWRWFASALWAEVLLSQRDDTWRRLKQCRNPRCDATFYDRSKNNSGVWHDVKTCGNAANLRASRARRRQRDRAAEATNATQATAGAVPSPS, from the coding sequence ATGTCTCCATGGTCTGCATCACACCGTTATGGCCTGACGCCGGCGCCTGCCGGCCTGGGTTTGGTGCAGGACTTTCTCAATACCGTCGGCATCGGCGACTACGGGCCCGATCTGCTGGGCGACATGGAGCGGGCCGGCGCCTGGGCGGCCGCAGCGGTTGCGGCCTGGTCGGCCGAGCGGGGCCATGGCGCGACTCCACCGCCCTTGACGGAAGCGGATTTGCCGAAGCTGCGTGCAGTGCGAGACACGATCGGCAAGTTGGTCAACGGAGAGCCGGTCAACGTTGTCGCCAACGCTGGCTCAGCGTCGTTGGCGGTATCGCAGACCGGCGCGGTCCGCCTCGAGCCGGCCGGCAGCGGCTGGCGTTGGTTCGCCTCGGCGCTGTGGGCCGAGGTACTGCTCAGTCAGCGCGACGACACCTGGCGTCGCCTCAAGCAGTGTCGCAATCCTCGTTGCGACGCCACGTTCTATGACCGCTCCAAGAACAACAGCGGGGTATGGCACGACGTGAAGACCTGCGGCAATGCCGCGAACTTACGTGCGTCCCGGGCCCGCCGCCGCCAACGCGACCGCGCCGCGGAAGCGACTAACGCAACGCAGGCAACAGCTGGCGCAGTACCATCGCCGAGCTGA
- a CDS encoding SRPBCC family protein — translation MADAESQSAQRIVSATRDVAANAQRIFDLIADPSLQPRWDANDNLAQSAQGQRVRQVGDVFTMTLTNGAVRENHVVEFVEGRRIAWRPAEPGKEPPGHLWRWELTARGAGETSVTHTYDWTALTDEQRLARAQATTAEMLRASLDRLAAIAEAAEAGTEG, via the coding sequence GTGGCAGACGCGGAATCTCAGAGCGCCCAGCGCATTGTGAGCGCCACCCGCGACGTAGCGGCGAACGCCCAACGGATCTTCGACTTGATCGCCGATCCGTCGCTGCAGCCGAGGTGGGACGCAAACGACAACCTTGCGCAGAGCGCGCAGGGGCAGCGGGTGCGACAGGTCGGTGACGTCTTCACCATGACACTGACCAACGGTGCGGTTCGGGAAAATCATGTGGTCGAATTCGTCGAAGGCCGCCGAATCGCTTGGCGGCCCGCCGAACCCGGAAAAGAACCGCCCGGTCACCTGTGGCGCTGGGAACTCACCGCGCGGGGTGCCGGTGAGACCAGCGTGACCCACACCTATGACTGGACCGCGCTGACCGACGAGCAGCGGCTGGCTCGGGCGCAAGCCACGACCGCTGAAATGCTGCGTGCGTCGCTCGATCGGCTGGCGGCGATCGCAGAGGCAGCCGAAGCGGGCACCGAGGGATAG
- a CDS encoding SDR family NAD(P)-dependent oxidoreductase, translated as MALPPPGNDRAAIITGASSGIGEEFARILTERGHQVVLVARRVEQLEHIAARLGAQAHPLPADLSDRNDRASLPDRVAALGLVPDILINNAGLSTLGVVAKSVPEQELNLVEVDVAAVVDLCSRFLPGMVDRHRGALLNVASIAAFGPLPGQAAYGAAKAFVLSYTHSLRGELRGTGVSATALCPGPVDTGFGEAAGFTKEEAEKSLPPVMWVPADQVARAGIDGLAAGKAVVIPGRVNRLASALFRVAPPELLLPVLTRNHPGVKRN; from the coding sequence ATGGCTCTTCCACCGCCGGGAAACGACCGAGCTGCCATCATCACCGGAGCATCCTCGGGTATCGGCGAGGAGTTCGCCCGAATACTCACCGAGCGCGGCCACCAGGTCGTCTTGGTGGCCCGGCGGGTTGAGCAGCTGGAACACATCGCCGCGCGGCTCGGCGCGCAAGCGCACCCATTACCGGCAGACCTGTCCGACCGCAACGACCGAGCGAGCCTGCCGGACCGCGTCGCGGCGCTCGGCTTGGTCCCCGACATCCTGATCAACAACGCCGGGTTGTCGACACTGGGTGTCGTGGCGAAATCGGTTCCCGAGCAAGAACTCAACCTCGTCGAAGTCGACGTGGCAGCAGTGGTTGACCTGTGCAGCCGGTTCTTGCCGGGAATGGTCGACCGGCATCGCGGCGCGCTGCTCAACGTGGCATCGATCGCCGCATTCGGGCCCTTACCCGGCCAAGCCGCCTACGGAGCCGCGAAGGCCTTCGTGCTGTCCTACACCCACAGTCTGCGCGGCGAATTGCGCGGGACCGGAGTCTCTGCGACAGCGCTGTGCCCCGGACCGGTAGACACCGGATTCGGCGAGGCAGCGGGCTTCACCAAGGAGGAAGCCGAAAAGAGCCTGCCGCCGGTCATGTGGGTGCCGGCCGATCAGGTGGCCCGGGCCGGCATCGACGGCCTGGCCGCCGGCAAAGCCGTCGTCATCCCCGGCCGGGTGAACCGTCTGGCGTCCGCGCTGTTCCGCGTGGCGCCGCCGGAACTGTTGTTGCCGGTGCTGACCCGCAATCACCCCGGCGTGAAACGCAACTGA
- a CDS encoding DUF5134 domain-containing protein — protein sequence MIDDLPLRWIVTGLFVLSGAGFAVAVNRRSVASVLSHGLHLVMAVAMAAMAWPQGLRLPTTVPEILFLAAALWFVMTALLTARVVKQRVVGGYNALTMLAMVWMYAVVPGHGLTDALGAGQHHHHHHPQAPDMDLSGMEVQPDDTWPAWIDLGNWAWTAIFVVAAVVWVYRFVTQRRTGRRRRAGAWRKSLNTAVQAMMALGMAIMFAITLLLA from the coding sequence ATGATCGACGACCTGCCGCTGCGCTGGATAGTCACCGGACTGTTCGTGCTCAGCGGTGCCGGCTTCGCGGTCGCGGTCAATCGCCGGTCGGTGGCGTCGGTGTTGAGTCACGGCTTGCACTTGGTGATGGCCGTTGCGATGGCGGCGATGGCTTGGCCGCAGGGATTGCGGTTGCCGACGACGGTGCCCGAGATCTTGTTCCTCGCGGCGGCGCTGTGGTTCGTGATGACGGCGTTGCTCACCGCACGGGTCGTCAAGCAGCGTGTCGTCGGTGGGTACAACGCGCTGACGATGTTGGCGATGGTCTGGATGTATGCCGTGGTGCCCGGCCACGGCTTGACCGACGCCCTGGGCGCCGGGCAGCACCACCACCATCACCACCCGCAGGCGCCGGACATGGACCTCAGCGGCATGGAGGTGCAGCCCGATGACACGTGGCCGGCTTGGATCGATCTGGGTAACTGGGCCTGGACAGCGATCTTCGTTGTGGCCGCGGTGGTATGGGTCTACCGATTCGTCACCCAGCGCCGCACCGGTCGACGCCGGCGGGCGGGCGCCTGGCGTAAATCGCTCAACACCGCGGTGCAGGCCATGATGGCGCTGGGAATGGCGATCATGTTCGCCATCACGCTGTTGCTGGCGTGA
- a CDS encoding cytochrome c oxidase assembly protein, whose amino-acid sequence MVGLACGFLAVTVVAAVYGLLSGDRRYAEAGNAHPGTVISVAEPTGYFITAVLAALCLGALTYVVMASRPEPDGLIDAASFRIHVLAERLSVGWLAAAAAMIVIQASHDSGVAPSALLSGTGLIDAVGASEVSRAWIVVAICALLTAVALRFVTRWVGHVVLLVPVVIAVVATAVTGNAGQGPDHDYSTSAAIVFAIAVAALTGLKLVTAVAAGTPNRAVSVTQVICGGVVLGYGALLLLLLVPGWPIGSDFGRIGLGAGVVVAVVWVSDLRNLRADRLPSATANTVAAVAMMAATAALATLAASTAPRLLTHRFTAWDVFLGYPLPRPPTVATVLSLWRFDTLIGTAGVVLAIGYVVAFVRLRRAGNSWPAGRLAAWLIGCVALVFTSSSGMRAYGSAMFSVHMAEHMTLNMFIPVLLVLGGPVTLALRVLPAARDGQPPGPREWLMWLLHSRVTKFLSHPMIAFVLFVGSPYIVYFTPIFDTLVRYHWGHEFMAIHFLLVGYLFYWAIIGIDPGPRRLPYPGRIGLLFAVMPFHAFFGIALMTMASAVGGRFYRTLDLPWLSSVVDDQHLGGGIAWSLTELPVIIVIVALVTQWARQDRRVASRTDRHADSDYGDDDLEAYNAMLRELSRMRR is encoded by the coding sequence CTGGTGGGCCTGGCTTGCGGGTTTCTCGCTGTTACGGTCGTGGCCGCGGTGTATGGGTTGCTTTCCGGGGACCGCCGCTATGCCGAGGCCGGTAATGCCCACCCCGGCACGGTGATCAGCGTCGCCGAGCCGACGGGGTACTTCATCACCGCAGTGTTGGCAGCACTCTGCCTGGGGGCGTTGACCTATGTCGTCATGGCGTCGCGGCCGGAGCCCGATGGTTTGATCGATGCGGCGTCCTTCCGTATTCATGTTCTCGCGGAACGCCTTTCGGTGGGATGGCTGGCAGCTGCTGCGGCGATGATAGTCATTCAGGCGTCGCACGATTCCGGTGTGGCGCCCAGTGCGCTGCTTTCCGGCACCGGACTAATCGACGCCGTGGGTGCCTCGGAGGTCAGCCGCGCCTGGATCGTCGTCGCGATCTGCGCGCTGCTGACCGCGGTGGCGTTGCGCTTCGTCACTCGCTGGGTCGGCCATGTCGTACTGCTGGTCCCGGTGGTGATCGCCGTTGTCGCGACCGCAGTGACCGGTAATGCCGGGCAGGGGCCCGACCATGACTACTCGACCAGCGCGGCCATCGTCTTCGCGATTGCCGTTGCCGCGCTCACCGGGCTCAAGCTGGTCACCGCCGTGGCCGCAGGGACGCCGAACCGCGCCGTCTCGGTGACGCAGGTGATCTGCGGCGGGGTGGTTCTGGGGTACGGGGCTCTGTTGCTCTTGCTGCTGGTCCCGGGCTGGCCGATCGGTTCTGACTTCGGTCGCATTGGTTTGGGCGCCGGAGTGGTTGTTGCGGTGGTGTGGGTGAGTGACCTGCGAAACCTGCGGGCCGACCGATTGCCGAGCGCGACGGCGAATACCGTCGCGGCCGTGGCCATGATGGCGGCCACCGCCGCACTGGCCACCCTGGCAGCCTCCACCGCGCCGCGTTTGTTGACCCATCGGTTCACCGCCTGGGACGTGTTCCTGGGTTACCCGCTGCCCCGACCGCCGACGGTCGCCACAGTGCTCAGCCTTTGGCGGTTCGACACCCTGATCGGAACCGCGGGTGTGGTCCTGGCGATCGGTTATGTGGTCGCGTTCGTCCGGTTGCGGCGCGCGGGCAACTCCTGGCCGGCCGGCCGACTTGCGGCATGGCTGATCGGTTGTGTCGCACTGGTGTTCACCAGCAGCTCAGGTATGCGGGCCTACGGGTCTGCGATGTTCAGCGTGCACATGGCCGAACACATGACGCTCAACATGTTCATCCCGGTCCTGTTGGTGCTCGGCGGGCCGGTGACGCTGGCGTTGCGGGTCTTGCCCGCCGCACGCGACGGACAGCCGCCGGGCCCGCGCGAGTGGTTGATGTGGCTGCTGCACTCCCGGGTGACGAAGTTCCTGTCGCACCCGATGATCGCCTTCGTCCTCTTCGTGGGCTCGCCCTACATCGTCTATTTCACACCGATTTTCGACACCCTGGTCCGGTATCACTGGGGCCATGAGTTCATGGCGATCCACTTCCTCCTGGTCGGCTACTTGTTCTACTGGGCCATCATCGGGATCGACCCGGGGCCGCGCCGCCTGCCCTATCCCGGCCGCATCGGACTTCTGTTCGCGGTCATGCCTTTCCACGCCTTCTTCGGTATCGCATTGATGACCATGGCGTCGGCCGTCGGCGGCAGGTTCTACCGCACACTGGACCTGCCCTGGCTGTCCAGCGTCGTCGACGACCAGCATCTGGGTGGCGGAATCGCATGGAGCCTCACCGAGTTGCCAGTCATCATCGTCATCGTTGCGTTGGTGACGCAATGGGCACGCCAGGACCGCCGCGTCGCGTCGCGCACCGACCGCCACGCCGACAGCGACTACGGCGACGACGACCTCGAGGCCTATAACGCGATGCTGCGCGAGCTGTCGCGGATGCGCCGATAA
- a CDS encoding heavy-metal-associated domain-containing protein, with product MAEQTFSVNGLHCGGCVATVTNALTALPPVNAVSIDLDSKGSSTVRISTDTELTSDQVQAALDGEGNFAVVG from the coding sequence ATGGCCGAACAGACCTTCTCCGTCAACGGACTGCACTGCGGAGGCTGTGTGGCCACCGTCACCAATGCGCTCACCGCCCTGCCGCCGGTCAATGCCGTCAGCATCGACTTGGACAGCAAAGGCAGTTCTACGGTGCGGATTTCTACAGACACCGAATTGACCAGCGACCAGGTTCAGGCGGCACTCGACGGCGAGGGAAACTTCGCGGTCGTCGGGTGA
- a CDS encoding heavy metal translocating P-type ATPase — protein MTAPIVQDADPRSVRRIQLDISGMSCAACASRVETKLNKVPGVRASVNFATRVATIDAVDARVEDLCAAVEQAGYQAVARADSTVVGSDAADPDADHARSLLRRLLVAAVLFVPLADLSTMFAIVPSARIPGWGYLLIALAAPIVTWAAWPFHAIALRNARHRTASMETLISVGIVAATAWSLWTVFFHQQPRETHGIWQAVLHSDAIYLEVAAGVTVFVLAGRYFEARAKSKAGGALRALAALGARNVTVLLPDGAELVIPAGELKKKQRFVTRPGETIAADGVVVEGSAGIDMSAMTGEAKPVRAQPQAAVVGGTVVLDGRLVIEATAVGADTQFAAMVRLVEEAQAQKAGAQRLADRISSVFVPVVFAIATLAGAGWLISGASADRAFSVVLGVLVIACPCALGLATPTAMMVASGRGAQLGIFIKGYRALETIHAIDTVVFDKTGTLTIGQLTVTTVTTVDGQDHADVLALAAAVEAASEHSVATAILAASPDPMPVTDFVAVPGCGVSGQVGDHRVEVGKPSWITRSTPCADKLAHARRDGESRGETVVFVSVDGVARAAVAIADVVKESAVDAVAALRARGLRTVLLTGDNQAAADAVAARVGIDTVIADVLPEGKVDVIARLREQGQTVAMVGDGINDGPALACSDLGLAIGRGTDVAIGAADIILVRDDLQIVPQSLDLARATMRTIRMNMVWAFGYNVAAIPVAAAGLLNPLIAGAAMAFSSFFVVSNSLRLRNFGAATATGR, from the coding sequence GTGACGGCTCCGATCGTCCAGGACGCCGACCCTCGCTCCGTACGACGTATCCAACTGGATATCTCCGGGATGTCCTGTGCGGCCTGCGCCAGCCGCGTCGAAACCAAACTCAACAAGGTCCCCGGCGTTCGCGCTTCGGTCAACTTCGCCACCCGAGTGGCGACCATCGACGCCGTCGACGCCCGGGTCGAGGACCTGTGCGCTGCGGTCGAGCAGGCCGGCTATCAAGCGGTGGCGCGGGCGGACTCGACCGTCGTGGGCAGCGACGCTGCCGATCCCGACGCCGACCACGCCCGCAGTCTGCTGCGTCGCCTCCTGGTTGCGGCGGTGCTGTTCGTGCCGCTGGCGGACCTGTCGACGATGTTCGCGATAGTGCCGAGCGCCCGGATACCCGGATGGGGCTACCTGCTGATCGCCCTGGCAGCGCCCATCGTCACGTGGGCCGCCTGGCCGTTCCACGCCATCGCGCTGCGCAACGCGCGCCACCGCACCGCGTCGATGGAAACGCTCATCTCGGTGGGCATCGTGGCGGCCACCGCCTGGTCACTGTGGACGGTTTTCTTCCACCAGCAACCCCGTGAAACTCACGGCATCTGGCAGGCCGTCTTGCACAGCGATGCGATCTATCTCGAGGTCGCCGCAGGTGTGACGGTGTTCGTCCTGGCGGGTCGCTACTTCGAGGCTCGCGCCAAGTCCAAGGCCGGCGGTGCGCTGCGCGCGCTGGCCGCGCTAGGCGCCAGGAATGTGACTGTGCTGCTGCCCGACGGTGCGGAGTTGGTCATCCCGGCCGGGGAACTGAAGAAGAAGCAGCGGTTTGTGACGCGGCCCGGTGAGACCATCGCCGCCGACGGAGTCGTCGTCGAGGGCAGCGCCGGCATCGACATGAGTGCGATGACCGGTGAGGCAAAACCGGTCCGCGCCCAGCCGCAGGCCGCGGTGGTAGGCGGGACTGTCGTCCTGGACGGCCGCCTGGTGATCGAGGCCACGGCCGTGGGCGCCGACACCCAGTTCGCCGCGATGGTTCGCCTCGTCGAGGAGGCTCAAGCGCAGAAAGCCGGCGCCCAGCGTCTGGCCGACCGGATCTCGTCAGTCTTCGTACCGGTGGTCTTCGCAATCGCCACGCTCGCGGGCGCGGGGTGGTTGATCAGCGGAGCGAGCGCCGACCGCGCCTTCTCGGTGGTGCTCGGCGTCTTGGTGATCGCCTGCCCGTGTGCGCTCGGCCTGGCCACGCCCACCGCCATGATGGTGGCCTCGGGCCGAGGCGCGCAGCTGGGCATCTTCATCAAGGGCTACCGCGCGCTGGAGACGATTCACGCCATCGACACCGTCGTGTTCGACAAGACCGGCACGTTGACGATCGGGCAGCTGACCGTGACCACGGTGACGACGGTCGACGGGCAGGACCACGCCGACGTTCTCGCGCTGGCCGCAGCCGTCGAGGCGGCCTCTGAGCATTCCGTTGCCACGGCCATACTCGCCGCCTCCCCCGATCCCATGCCGGTCACCGACTTCGTTGCGGTGCCGGGCTGCGGAGTTTCCGGCCAGGTCGGTGATCATCGCGTCGAAGTAGGCAAGCCCTCCTGGATCACCCGCAGCACGCCGTGTGCCGACAAGCTCGCGCACGCTCGCCGCGACGGCGAATCTCGCGGTGAGACAGTCGTTTTCGTGTCCGTCGATGGTGTCGCTCGCGCGGCTGTCGCCATCGCCGACGTCGTCAAAGAGTCTGCGGTCGACGCCGTGGCGGCGCTGCGCGCCCGGGGCCTGCGAACGGTTCTGCTCACCGGCGATAACCAGGCGGCCGCCGATGCGGTTGCCGCCCGGGTGGGCATCGATACTGTGATCGCCGACGTGTTGCCCGAAGGCAAGGTCGACGTCATCGCGCGGCTGCGCGAGCAGGGCCAGACCGTGGCGATGGTGGGTGACGGCATCAACGACGGCCCCGCGCTGGCCTGCTCGGACCTCGGCTTGGCGATCGGACGGGGCACCGATGTCGCGATCGGTGCGGCGGACATCATTCTGGTCCGCGACGATCTGCAGATCGTGCCGCAGTCCCTCGATCTGGCGCGGGCGACCATGCGCACCATCCGCATGAACATGGTCTGGGCGTTCGGTTACAACGTGGCCGCCATTCCGGTCGCCGCCGCGGGGCTACTCAACCCGCTGATCGCCGGCGCCGCCATGGCGTTCTCCTCGTTCTTCGTCGTGTCAAACAGCCTACGACTGCGTAACTTCGGCGCCGCGACAGCCACTGGGAGATAA